The Eublepharis macularius isolate TG4126 chromosome 8, MPM_Emac_v1.0, whole genome shotgun sequence genome contains a region encoding:
- the LOC129334530 gene encoding galectin-1-like, whose product MPGITCTDLRIAPGQRIAVKREVPSGAKSSVINLGKKDDDLIIHFNPCFDAHGNVKTIVCNSKSGGQWGKEHRESNFPFHEGSTAEIIFAYDKNEVAITLPDNYRFKIPNSSGHEGIEYICVTGNTAFKGISLV is encoded by the coding sequence ATGCCTGGAATTACTTGCACTGACTTGCGTATTGCACCTGGACAGCGTATTGCTGTGAAAAGAGAAGTTCCATCAGGAGCCAAGAGTTCTGTAATTAATCTGGGCAAAAAAGATGATGATCTCATCATACACTTCAACCCATGTTTTGATGCTCATGGCAACGTGAAGACCATAGTGTGCAACAGCAAGAGTGGCGGCCAGTGGGGGAAAGAACACCGAGAAAGCAACTTTCCCTTCCACGAAGGCAGCACTGCAGAGATTATTTTTGCTTATGACAAAAACGAGGTGGCTATTACACTGCCGGACAACTATCGATTCAAGATCCCCAACAGCAGTGGCCATGAAGGCATCGAATATATCTGTGTAACTGGCAACACTGCATTCAAAGGCATCTCTCTTGTTTAA